From the genome of Ooceraea biroi isolate clonal line C1 chromosome 10, Obir_v5.4, whole genome shotgun sequence:
gtgacgggcgaagcccgtctcctcgtgctcttccacccaagcatatactttcccagtataaaaaattaataatattaaagtaagaaagtttatactgggaaagtatatgcttgggtggaagagcacgaggagacgggcttcgcccgtcacttagtactcttccacataaaaaatgtaacaaaactttcaggcgaccaaaagtactgcgtggaagttacaatgtagaacgttgctttgcgtgggacctcgcttcacatgaattgaagacctatttggaatcgtactaatttgCATTGGAAGTACAATTAGTACgatcgtgctcttccacccaagcatatactttcccagtataaactttcttactttaatattattaattttttatactgggaaagtatatgcttgggtggaagagcacgaggagacgggcttcgcccgtcacttagtactcttccacatagaaaatgtaacaaaactttgaggcgaccaaaagtactgcgtggaagttacaatgtagaactttgctttgcgtgggacctcgcttcacatgaattcaAAACCTATTGGATAGCGACAATCACGCAACATTTCTAATTCCGCGCACTTTAACGTCACCGCGCATGCTCggtcagtgtgcgctacgTCCATAGACCGCCgatatgacagatttcctaaccccgaaactgtcatttttcagtaggtgataactttctttctagttgagagcgacgattttccttctcgcaatcgtattttctcatcaaaataaacgatattgcaaagttagaaggaaatcggtgaggaagcccgtctccttaaGTATTACCAAGTTTAGTGTATTTAACGACACTGGCCCTATGCTATATGTCGCATACCCATCAGTAGTTTCTTTCCTCTATGGTCATATACCCTCTAGTTATTTTTTTGGTTTGGTTTGTGATTCCAATGGAAACTCACCGTTTCCTCGAACTGGAACtagaatttctagttatttCTTTCGGCATGGCGCCAACTCGAACGTAACGTCGTGCAGCGCCGCGTGACGGCGCTCGCGACGATGCCGCGGTTGTGGCCACGACCGTCATGAGCGTCCGTGCACTCAACGTTGTGAACCCCTATTGCGATCCCGTGGCGCGCAGGCGCAGCACGACCTTCTGGTTAAAGTATCCATTTTCTCACATGTGAGTATCTCGAGCTGCTCTTGCTTTCGGCTCCAACTAATGGTGCTAATTGTACGAACGAGCggcgaaatattgaaaatacgtGGGTGAATGCTGGGCCGGTTCGTACCTGTGCAGGCACGACGCGCCGGGTCGATCTGCGGGCGCGCGACGATGACAATGCTCCCCGTTGGCAATGtggctcgctcgcgctcgcccGTTCGCTCGTGCTCGCGCTTCTCCATCGGTAGCGATCGGCGCTGTACGTAACGTCGGCATCGCCGGGATCGCCGCGGCAACCGTTACGCGgacgcgcgcactcgcggaTTATCACTACGTAGCGTGCGACTCCCCGACCGTCGGTCGCGCGACGCGTCTTTGGTTAGCCGCGTTTTGATCCGCCTCCAACGCCTCGCCGTGCGCGAGCTCCCGACAACGCGCCACGTGGTCGCGCCGTTCGTCCGGGTGTAACCACGTTGCCGATCCTCGGCTTCGAGTGGTCCTCGCGTGCCGCGTGCAGCACCTCCTCGAAGTGCTCGGCCGTTCGAAATCTATATCGGTCGTGACTCGGGATATTTGAACGGATATCCTGTGAAGGAGAGCGTGTCACGTTCCATCGGTGCTGCTTCCTTTCGATCGTAGGAAGCGAGGATCGCGACTAACTCCAGTACTGATTTTTCTACTTTCGATCTTCGCGTTTGTTAGAGCAGCAGGCGGATCGAGAACTTTATCGTTTACAATATGTCCATATTTAGTATAGTAATTTCTGCAGTGAGAAGCCTAACATGGAATTGCGCGTCATGCTTCTAGCATTAGCGCGAATTGTTTAGGTTCTGTTACGAATTGCTTCACTTTGTCTGGAGCTAATGCAAAttcatatttctattttgcaGATATCTATAGAACAACATGGCAGACATCGAGGATACTCACTTTGAGACTGGAGACTCAGGTGCATCTGTGACATACCCTATGCAATGCTCAGCATTGCGCAAAAATGGCTTCGTGATGTTAAAGTCTCGTCCGTGCAAGATTGTAGAAATGTCTACTTCTAAGACCGGAAAGCACGGGCACGCCAAGGTCCATTTAGTAGGTATCGATATATTTACCTCCAAAAAATACGAGGATATCTGCCCCTCCACACATAATATGGATGTGCCGTTTGTTAAGCGGGAAGATTACCAGGTAAAGTTGTATTTTCTTAACCATTCACGTGTATCGAGTTAAAACCTAAATTTGCTTATTGCCATTCTCAATTTTACTGTTTAAATTATTGCCAAACCTTTTATCGTTTCATACTTACAAATGTTTAATGTgagaaaattttagaaatttgcAAACAAAATATGTGATATGAAACATGGAGTCTTTTAAGTTAGTTGTCACGTACGCAACGCAGTTTCCtggtataaataattttatttctttacgcAGCTTACAGATATATCTGACGACGGCTATCTCTGCCTGATGGCTGATAATGGAGAGTTGCGTGAAGATCTCAAGATACCTGATGGTGATTTGGGAACACAGCTACGCGCTGATTACGAGTCTGGAAAAGAGTTACTCGTAAGTGCtggtttttatcttttatatatgtatttcttgTACGCATGAATTACTTGTTATAAATGttcatatatatgttacatcGCACGCCATAGTTGCAAACTTATTTCACATGTAGTTGCGAGTATTGAACTTTTACAACACTGAATATGTTGTGCAAGGATACACAAGACTGTATAAAAGATGTGTGAACAGTTTGTACTGCTTTAAAATACTAACAAGATATTGCATTCTGTGAAAATATaatctgagaaaaatttcatgatttGATTAATTGTAATCGAATCATCTTTCCTCCAAATAGCAATGTTTCAAAagtattgtttaaaaatgttttagaatgttaaaaagaatataaagtaTCACGATGATGTGATTATGGCAACATCGCTTATTAACTCGCAATTTTAGTAGTCTGAAGCTTGcagaaattcaataaaattacatctTTCATTGGACTAAGCTTATATGCTAAGCtcgtgaatataataatttcaacaaaTATTCATGCTCCATTGATCTGGAAATTTCACCATGATTTTGAAATGCCTCtctaagtttttttttttttttacttcgtCAATGGTTATCGTTACGTTTGAGAAACTCGTGCTTTCGATGTTTCTAATACTTTCTTCCTGCCAATCGAGATATTGCACTACATAGAAAATTGCTTGCTTAACCTTCTCAAGACCCTTCAC
Proteins encoded in this window:
- the LOC105282279 gene encoding eukaryotic translation initiation factor 5A, whose amino-acid sequence is MADIEDTHFETGDSGASVTYPMQCSALRKNGFVMLKSRPCKIVEMSTSKTGKHGHAKVHLVGIDIFTSKKYEDICPSTHNMDVPFVKREDYQLTDISDDGYLCLMADNGELREDLKIPDGDLGTQLRADYESGKELLCTVLKACGEEVVIAVKNNTSLDK